In the genome of Nocardioides palaemonis, the window CCTCCCGCGCGGGTGACGGCGTAGGTCCCGACGAGCAGGCAGGCGCGCAGCGCGAGGGTGCGGACGACCAGCGCGACCGCGGCGTGGGCCGCGGCCAGGATGCCGGCGCGGTCGGGGGACAGCGGGGCGTCGTGCTCCCGCGCGGCCCGGACCACGACGGTGACCAGCCAGGCCGCGGACAGCACCTGGGCGACGACCGAGCCGATCGCGGACCCGGCGATGCCGAGGTCGAGGCCGTAGACCAGCACGAGGTTGAGCACGATGTTGAGCCCGTTGCCGGCGACGGCGACCACGAGCGGGGTGCGGGTGTCCTGCAGTCCCCGCAGCACCCCCGTGGTGGCGAGCATGACCAGCAACGGGGTGGTGCCGAGGAAGGCGATGGCGAGGTAGGTCTCGGCGTGGCCGGCGACCTCGTCCCCGGTGCCGAAGGCGCCCACGAGCGCCGGGGTCAGCGTGATGCCGAGGACGGTCGCGACCGTGCCGATCAGCACCGCGAGCCAGACGCCGTCGACGCCCTGGGCGAGCGCGGCCCGCAGGTCGCCGGCACCGAGGTGGCGCGCGACGCTGGCGGTCGTGCCGTAGGCGAGGAACACGCACAGGCCGACGACGGTCTGCAGCACGACCGCCGCCACGCCGAGCCCGGCCAGCTCGGGTGTGCCGAGGTGGCCCACGATCGCCGCGTCGGAGAGCAGGAAGAGCGGTTCGGCGACCAGGGCGAGGAAGGCGGGCACCGCCAGGCGCAGGATCTCGCGGTCGACGGCCTTCACGTCCACCACCCTAGGAAGCGGCGGCGACAGCCGCGCGGGAGGCCACTACCGAACGGCACCCGGCCGCGTACATAGTCCTTTCGGACCACCTGTTGATGGCGGTGTGGATGAATGCCGGGTGGCCGCGGTCACGACCTCGTGTCGACAAAGCAACAGGCGTCTCCCAGATGTCGGACGGGTGAACGACGACATCGTGCAGAAACTTTGCGTCCACAGTCCGGCGACGGCGTTTGCGCAGGTCAGAGCCCCGTCGAGGGAGATGTGCCGGGTCTTGTCCACAGGTCTGTCCACGCTGTGTACGCAGCGGGCGGCGTGTCGTCCACGGTCGTACCCAGCTTGTCCACACGCCCTGTGGATAACTCGGGCTCGCCGGCTTCACGGAACCCCTCGCCAGCGCGTACGGTCTCGCGCGGGCCACGTGGCGGACCGGCAACCTGACCAGGGTCGGTGACCCGGACGGGAGCCGGCCGCGACACGCGGGTCCGGTGTCCGGCGCCGGTGTCGGAGGTCTGGCCTAGCGTCGGACCAGCGGAGCAGGGAAGGGAGCAGCGGTGAGCATCGCCTTCGAGGGGGACACCGACGAGGCGTGGGGCGACGGCCCCGCGGCCTACGAGCCGGGCGAGTCCCCGCGCTCCCCGGGCGACCGCACCCCACCGCAGGACAACGCCGCCGAGCAGAGCGTGCTCGGGTCGATGCTGCTGTCCAAGGACGCCATCGCCGACGTCGTCGACGTGATCAAGGCCGTCGACTACTACCGCCCCGCGCACGAGGTGATCCACGACGCGATCATCGACCTCTACGGCCGCGGCGAGCCGGCCGACCCGATCACGGTGGCCGCCGAGCTGCAGAAGAAGGGCGAGCTGCAGCGCATCGGCGGCGCCCCCTACCTCCACACCCTCTCGGCCAACGTGCCGATCGCGGCCAACGCCGGCTACTACGCCGAGATCGTGCGCGACAAGGCGATCCTGCGCCGCCTGGTCGAGGCCGGCACCCGCATCGCCCAGCTCGGCTACGCCGGTGAGGGCCAGATCGACGACGTCGTCGACTCCGCGCAGGCCGAGGTCTACAAGGTCACCGACCGCCGCGCCGCGGTCGACTACGCCCCGCTGAGCGACATCATGAGCGGCGTCCTCGACGAGATCGAGGCGATCGGCAACCGGGAGGCCGGGCTCTACGGCGTGCCGACCGGATTCGCCGACCTCGACGACCTCACCAACGGCCTGCACTCAGGCCAGATGATCATCGTCGCGGCGCGACCCGCCATGGGCAAGTCGACCCTCGCCCTCGACTTCTGCCGCGCGGCGTCGATCCACAACAACCTCACCAGCGTCTTCTTCAGCCTCGAGATGACGCGCTCGGAGATCATGATGCGCCTGCTCTCCGCCGAGGCGAAGGTGCCGCTCAACCACATCCGCAACGGCACCATGCGCGACGACGACTGGGAGAAGCTCGCCCGCAAGATGGGCCAGGTCTCCGGGGCGCCGATGTTCATCGACGACAGCCCCAACATGACCATGATGGAGATCCGGGCCAAGGCGCGCCGGCTCAAGCAGCGCCACGACCTCAAGCTCATCGTCATCGACTACATGCAGCTGATGAGCTCGGGCAAGAAGGTCGAGTCCCGCCAGCTCGAGGTCTCGGAGTTCTCCCGCAACATCAAGCTCCTCGCCAAGGAGCTCGAGTGCCCGATCATCGCGCTGTCCCAGCTCAACCGTGGCCCCGAGCAGCGTGGCGACAAGCGCCCGATGATGAGCGACCTGCGTGAGTCGGGGTCGCTGGAGCAGGACGCCGACATGGTGATCCTGCTGCACCGCGACGACGTCTACGAGAAGGAGTCGACCCGCCCCGGCGAGGCCGACCTGCTGGTCGTCAAGCACCGCAACGGCCCCACCCGCGACCTCACCGTCGCCTTCCAGGGCCACTACTCGCGCTTCGTCGACATGGCGGCCGGCTGAGCGGAGGTCCTCGGGCGGTCCGACCCCCGACCGACGCGCCCGGGTCCCTCAGGTCGGGCCCCCGTCGGCCGATCGCACGTACGTGCCCCTGTCCCCGCTGGTCGACCGTGCTGACCTGATGGCCGCGGCCGAGTCCGTCGAGCCGCTGCCCCAGACCGTCGCCCGGCTCGCCACGCTGGTCGCCGACCCGGAGTGCGACGTCCGCGAGATCGCCGACACCGTCTCCCTCGACGTGGCACTGACCGCCGACCTGCTGCGCCGGGCCAACTCGGCCGCGCTGGGCGGGCGGATCAAGGTGACGTCGGTCCGCTCGGCGGTCGTGCGGCTCGGGCCGAGCACGCTGCTGTCGCTGGCACTGGCCGCGCGCGTCGGCACAGGGATGGGGCAGGCGCTGCCGGCGTACGGCCTGCAGCCCGGCGCGCTGTGGCGGCGCTCGGTGGCGGCGTCCATCGCCGCGGAGGTGATCCGCTCCCGGGCCCGCACCCCGGTCCCGGCCGAGGTGGCCACCGCCGCCCTCCTCCACGACTTCGGCATGGTCGTGCTCGCCCAGCACTTCGGGAAGCAGATCCTCCAGATGCTGGAGCTGGCGTCGGAGACCGACGGCGTCGACCAGCTCGAGACCGAGCGCGTGGTGTTCGGCTGCACCCACGCCGACATCGGGAGCACCGTGGCCCAGGCCTGGGGGCTCCCGCGCACGATCGTCGCCGGCATCCGCGACCACCACGAGGCCCACGACGAGCTGTCCGTCGTGAGCGCGGCCGTCGGCCTGGCGTGCGCGATGTCGTACGAGATCACCTCGCCGGAGGAGGTCGCGGAGCCACGCGGGGCGCACGCGGCGCCGCACGGTGACATCGCGCCGCTCATGAGGATCCTGGGCCTCGACGAGGACGACCTGCACACCGTCGTCGCGATGTCGCGCGAGCGGTTCGAGGCGGTCGCCGACCGGTACGCCGGCTGAGCCCGGGTCGCGATGCGGGTGGCCCGCCTGCCCAGGTAGTCCAGTGGCGAACGGTCGTCGGGACGCCCGCTGTCCGACGTCTTGCCACTGGACTACCCGGGGCCGGGAGCGTCTCGCCACTGGACTACCCACGGGGACGGGGGAGTCCGAGGGCCGGCAGCCGCCGACACGACATGATCTCCCCATGACGCTCTCGATCGGCTACAAGGCCTCGGCCGAGCAGTTCGGACCCCGCGACCTCGTCGAGCTCGGCGTGCGGGCGGAGGAGGTGGGCCTCGACAGCGTGTGGGTGAGCGACCACCTCCAGCCGTGGCGGCACGAGGGTGGCCACGCCCCCAACGCGCTGGCCGCGCTCACCGCGATCGGCGAGCGGACCCAGCGGGTGGTGCTCGGCACGAGCGTGCTGACGCCGACCTTCCGCTACAACCCGGCCGTGCTGGCCCAGCAGTTCGCCACGCTCGCGCTGCTCAACCCGGGCCGGGTGGTGCTCGGGATCGGCAGCGGCGAGGCGCTCAACGAGATCTCGGTCGGGCTGCAGGAGTGGCCGGACTTCAAGGAGCGCTGGGCCCGGATGCGCGAGGCGGTGCGGCTGATGCGTGCACTCTGGGACGGCGAGCGGGTCACCTTCGACGGCGACTACTACCGCACCGTCGACGCCACGATCTACGACCGCCCCGAGGGCGGCGTGCCGATCTGGGTCGCCGCCGGCGGACCGCAGATGGCGAAGTACGCCGGGCGCGTCGGCGACGGCTTCATCTGCACCAGCGGCAAGGGGATGGACCTCTACACCGACCGGCTCCTGCCGGCCGTCGAGGAGGGCCGCGCGGCCGCGGACGGCAGCCGGAGCGACTTCTCGCGGATGATCGAGATCAAGCTGTCCTACGCGTCGACCGAGGAGGAGGCGCTGGAGAACTGCCGGTTCTGGGCGCCGCTGTCGCTGAGCGCCGAGGAGAAGCACCGGCTCGACGACCCCGTCGAGATGGCGGCGGCCGCCGACCGGCTGCCGATCGAGCAGGTCGCATCGCGCTGGATCGTCGCCACGACGCCCGAGCAGGTCCTCGACGCGATGCGGCCCTACGTCGAGGCCGGCTTCGACCACCTCGTCGTCCACGCCCCCGGGCACGACCAGGAGCGATTCCTCTCCTCCTTCGGCGCCGACGTGCTGCCGCTGCTGCGCGGGCTCGGCGCCGGTCCGCGCGGGTGAGGCGCCCGTCGCCGTGACCTCCTAGCGTGGCGGCGCGACCGCGAGCCCGAGCAGAGGAGGACCCGGTGGGACACCAGCCCCCGAAGGACGTGCAGGAGGCCGCGCAGCGCGCGGTCCGCTGGATCGAGGACGGCAAGGCCGGCAAGGGCTTCACCGACACCGGCCGGCGTCGCGCCTCGCAGCTGGCGGACGGGTCGGAGGTCAGCGACGACGTGGTGCGCAAGATGAAGGCGTACTTCTCCCGCCACGGCGTCGACAAGGACGCGGAGGGCTTCAGCCGTGGTGGCGACGGGTTCCCGTCGCCCGGCCGCGTCGCGTGGGACGCCTGGGGAGGCGACCCGGGCGAGCGCTGGGTCGGCACCATCGACCTCGACGACTGACCCGCCGACGTCTGACCCGCCCCGGAAGATCCGCGACCGCGTGCGGCGTTGCACCAGCCGTCCGATCCCCGCCCCCGAGGAGATGCACCATGCGCGCAGCCAGCTACGACCGCTTCGGCGGACCCGAGGTCCTGACCGTCGGTGAGCGACCGGATCCGCCCGTCGGCCCCGACACCGTGCTCGTGCGGGTGCGCGCCACGAGCGTGAACCCGGTCGACTGGAAGGTGCGCGAGGGCTACCTCCAGGGAGCCTTCCCGCACCACCTCCCGATCATCCCGGGCTGGGACGTCGCCGGCGTGGTCGAGGCCGTGGGTCCGGCGGTCCGCACCGGGCTCCGCGTGGGGGACGAGGTCTGGGGCTACGTCCGACGCGACGACGTGCACGCCGGCACCGCCGCTGAGCTGGTGCCGGCCCCGGAGCGCACCGTGGCGCTGAAGCCGGAGGGCCTCTCGTTCGAGGAGGCCGCGTCCGTGCCGCTCGCCGGCCTCACCGCCTACCAGGCCCTCACCGAGGCGCTGCAGGTCGGACCGGGCGACCGGGTGCTCGTGCACGCCGCGTCCGGCGGCGTCGGCCAGCTCGCCGTCCAGGTCGCCGTCGCGCTCGGCGCCGAGGTCGTCGGCACCGCCTCCGCGCGCCACCACGACCTGGTGCGCAGCCTCGGCGCCTCGGTCGTCCTCGACCACGCGGAAGGCCCCGTGAGCGAGCAGCTCGCCGACCACGGCGGCCCGGTCGACGCCGTCCTCGACCTCGTCGGCGGTGACGCGCTGGCCGATGCCCCGGCCCAGGTAAAGGACCCCTCACGGATCGCGACGGTCACCGACGCCGACGTCGTGGCGGGCTTCGGCGGCCGCTACGTCTTCGTCCGCCCGGACCGCGACGGCCTCGACGCGCTCGCCGACCTCGTCGAGCAGGGCCGGCTGCGCGTGACCGTGGCCCGGACCTTCCCGCTCGAGCAGATCGCCGACGCGCACCGCCTCTCCGAGGAGGGCAGCCCCGGCGGGAAGATCGCGATCACCGTCTGAGACCGGGATCACCCGGCGGTCGGACCCGGGACCCCACCCACGGGTGTGGTCCCGGCCGGTCCGGTGTGCCTACCGTGTTGCGGCTATGAGTGCGCTGACCCTCGAGACCGAGCCCCACGTCGAGGGCGCCGTCCTCACCCTGACCTACACCAGCACCGCCACCGCGCTGCTGACGATCGACGAGCTCGTCGAGCTGATCGAGCAGATCCGGCCGAAGAACGAGCAGCTCGGCGTGACCGGTCTGCTGCTCTACAGCGGCGGCAACGTGATCCAGACCCTCGAGGGGTCCGAGGCCGACGTGATGACCGTGTTCGACGCGATCTGCGGCGACGAGCGGCACACCGCCATCGAGGTCGTCGACCGGCGCACGGTCGCGGCCCGCGCGTTCGCCACCTGGTCGATGGGCTTCCGCAACGTCAGCGCGCGCGAGGTCGCCGACATCGTCGGCTACACCGCGTTCGTCAAGCACTCGGTCGGCCGCGACCTCGACACCCACGCCGAGTCGGCCTTCGAGCTGCTCGAGCGGTTCCGTCGCACGGCGGTGTGATCCAGGGGTGATCCAGGGGTGATCCAGGGGTGACCCAGGTGTGACGCAGCCCTCGTCCTGGGGATTGGCGGGCCGGCGACGCACCTGCCTAGGGTGGGTGTCGAAAGGGAGTAGTCCCCAACAGCTGCGTCGACACACTGACCCCTCGGGTCCGGTGCAGCCGGCCACCGTCACGGTGGCGGACGAGACTTTCGACCAGCAACACGACCCTGTAGACGGACGTGCCTGGTCGAAGGCGCGTCCTCCCTGATCGTCCTGGGACACACCTCCGGCCGGGCCGGAGAGGAACCCCATGGAAGCGCTGCTCCTGAGCACCGCCGTCATCTTCGTCGCCGAGCTCGGCGACAAGTCCCAGCTCATGGCGATGACGTTCGCCGCCCGCTACCGCGCCCGCGACGTGCTGATCGGCATCACCGTCGCGACCGCCATCGTCCACCTCGCGTCGGTCGGCATCGGCGCCGCGATCGGCTCGGCGTTCGGCGACTACCAGGCGGCGATCAACGTCGTCGCCGGCCTCGCCTTCCTCGGCTTCGCGGCCTGGACGCTGCGCGGCGACGAGCTCACCGACGAGGAGGCGGACAAGGCCCGCAGCAGCCAGGGGGCGGCGATCCTCGCGGTCAGTGTCGCGTTCTTCCTCGCCGAGCTCGGGGACAAGACGATGCTCGCCACCATCACGCTGGCCACGCACGAGGGCTGGTTCGGCACCTGGATCGGCTCCACCGTCGGGATGGTCGCCGCCGACGCGCTCGCCATCGGCGTCGGTGCGGTCCTCGGCCGCCGGCTCCCGGAGAAGGCGATCCGCTACGGCGCGACGGCCGCGTTCGTCGTCTTCGGGCTGCTGCTGCTGGTGCAGGGCCTCACCGCCTGACGCTGCCGGAGGCAGGTCCCGGACGTCGGTCCCCCGGGGTACTAGCACCATCGGACACCTTCTCCGTCGGGCCCGGCTGCGGGACGCTGGGCCCGACAGAGGAGGAACCGTGCTCACCCGACCCCGTCTCACCCGCGCCGCGACGGCCGTCGTCGTGGGCTGCGTGGTGCTCGTGCCGGCGCTCGCCGTGCCCGCCGCGGCGAGCCACGGCGACGAGTCGGTCGTCCGGCTCGACCCGGGCGGGGGCGAGGGTGGCGACGACTCGGGCGGCTCGGGCGGCCACGGCGCCGACGACGGCACCACCTCGGGCACCGGCTCGACCAGCGGTGGCACCACCACGTCGAGCGGCTCGGGTGGAGGCGGCGGCGACCGCGTCGAGGCCCGCGGCGGGTGCCGCGGCGGCAGCACCGAGTGGAAGCTCAAGGTGAAGCCCGACGACGGCCGCCTCGAGGTCGAGGGCGAGGTCGACAGCGGGCGCACCGGTCAGCGCTGGGCGTGGAAGCTGCGCCACAACGGGTCGGTCACGGCCCGGGGAACCGGGCGTACGTCCGGTCCGAGCGGGTCCTTCGACGTCGAGCGGATGCTGGTCGACCTCGCCGGTACGGACACCGTGAAGTTCCGTGCGACGTACGGCGGACAGGTCTGCCGGGGTGTGGTCCACTACTGACCACACAGGAGGTCGCATGCGCTGGCTCACCCACCCCGTGGTGCAGTTCCTCGCCGCGGGCGTCGTGGTGCTGGTGCTCGTCGGGGTGGCGACCAGCTGGCTCAGCCGCGACGCCGCCGACGAGGAGGCGATCGACGACGCCCGGACCCTCACCCAGGTCCTCGGCCGGTCGGTGGCCCAGCCGGCGGTGCCGCGCGGGCTGGTCAGCGAGGACCCGGCGGCGATCGACCGTCTCGACCGCAAGGTCCTCGACCGGCTCCTGGTCGGCGACGTGCGCCGGATCAAGATCTGGAAGGCCGACGGCACCATCGTCTACAGCGACCGTACGGAGCTGATCGGCTCGGTCTACCCGCTCGACGAGGACGAGCTCGAGGCGCTGCGCGAGGGCCACACCGACGCCGAGCTGTCCGACCTGTCCAAGCCGGAGAACCGCTTCGAGCGCGACCTCGGCCCGGACCTGCTCGAGGTCTACACCCAGATCTGGTCACCCGAGGGCGAGCCGCTGCTCTTCGAGGCCTACTTCACCGCCGGTCAGATCGGCCGTCAGCGCGAGGCCGTGCTGGCCCGCTTCCTGCCGATCACGCTCGGCTCGCTGATCGTCCTGCTCGCCCTGACCACGCCGCTCGTGCTGCTCCTGGCGCGGCGCATCGCCCGCGGCGCACGGGTGCGCGAGGAGCTGCTGCAGGCGGCCGTGCGCGCGTCCGACGCCGAACGGCTGCGGATCGCGCGCGACCTGCACGACGGCGTCGTGCAGGACCTCGCCGGCTCGTCCTTCGCGCTCTCGACGGTGTCCTCGTCCGGCTCGCTCGAGCCGCAGGTGCGCGGTGAGCTCGACGAGGTGAGCCGCTCGCTGCGCACCAGCATGCGCTCGCTGCGCTCGCTGCTGGTCGAGATCTACCCACCAGACCTGCACGCGGGTGGTCTGGCGGCGGCGCTGCACGACCTCGTCGCCCCGCTCACGGCGACCGGGACGGCGGTCGACGTCGACGTGTCCGGCGACGAGGAGGCGAGCGAGGCCGTCGTCGCCCTCACCTGGCGGGTCGCGCAGGAGGCCGTGCGCAACGTCGTGCACCACGCCTCGGCGACCCGGGTCTCGGTCACCGTGCGCCGCGAGGGCGACTCCCTCGTGCTGGAGGTCGTCGACGACGGTCGCGGCTTCGACCGGGGGGTGGAGGAGCCCGAGGGACACTTCGGCCTGCGCAACCTCGAGGGACTGGTCCGGGAGTCGCGGGGCACACTGGAGGTCGAGTCGGCCCCGGGGGACGGGACCGCGTTGCGGATGGAGGTGCCGGTCCGATGATCCGGGTGGTGGTGGCCGACGACCACCACGTCGTACGACGGGGGCTCACCGGCCTGATCGACTCGACCGACGACCTCGAGGTCGTGGGCGTGGCGACCAACGGTGCCGAGGCGGTCGAGATGGTCCGCGAGCACCGGCCCGACGTGGCGCTGATGGACCTGCAGATGCCGGAGGTCGACGGGGTGGAGGCGACGCGCACCATCCTCGCCGAGGCGCTCGGCACGGAGGTGCTGGTGCTGACGTCGTTCTCCGACCAGGCCCGCATCCACGCCGCCATCGACGCGGGCGCCGTGGGCTACCTGCTCAAGGACGCCGAGCCCGAGGTGCTGCTCGACGGCATCCGCGCGGTCGCGCGCGGGGAGTCGCCGATCGACCCGCGCGCGGCGCGCCGGCTGCTCGCGGCGCGCGCCGACGCCGCGCCCGACCCGACCGCCGGCCTGTCGCCGCGCGAGGCCGAGGTGCTGCGGCTGGTCGTGCAGGGCCTGCTCAACAAGCAGATCGCCCAGCGACTCGGCGTCACCGAGCGCACCGTGAAGGCCCACCTCACCTCGGCCTACCAGCGGATCGGGGTCGCCGACCGCACCCAGGCGGCGCTCTGGGCTCAGCGCAACGGGTTGGTCGAGCCCTCGTAGTCTCGGGAGCATGCAGACACGCACCCTCGGCACCCACCAGGTCGGCGCGATCGGCCTGGGCCTGATGACCTTCGACCAGACCGGCTCGCAGCCGCGCCAGCAGCTGCTCGACACCGTGACCGCGGCGCTCGACGCCGGCGTGACCCTCTTCGACACCGCCGACGCCTACGGGCCGGGCGAGGAGAAGGGCCGGGACGCGCAGGGCGAGAACGAGCGCCTGATCGCCTCGATCCTCGACGAGCTCGGCGTCCGCGACCGGGTCGTGCTGGCCACCAAGGGCGGCCACGTCCGCACCGAGGGCGGCGGCTGGGACACCGACAGCTCCGCCGACCACCTGCGCAGCGCCGTCGACGCCAGCCTCCAGCGCCTCGGCGTCGAGCAGATCGCGCTGTGGCAGCACCACCGCCCCGACCCGAAGGTCTCCTACGACGACGTGATCGGCACGCTCAGGGAGATCGCCGACAGCGGCAAGGTCGCCGCGGTCGGGCTGTCCAACGCCGACCCCGACCAGATCCGCGCCGCGCACGCGGTGCTCGGCGACGCGCTGGTGAGCGTGCAGAACCAGTTCAGCCCGAAGTTCCGCTCCAGCAAGCCCGAGATCGACGTCTGCGACGAGCTCGGCATCGCGTTCCTGCCGTGGAGCCCGCTGGGCGGGCTCTCCGACGCCAAGGAGCTGGCCGAGAAGCACCCCGCGTTCGCCGAGGTCGCGACCGAGCGCGGAGTCAGCGCCCAGCAGGTCGCGCTCGCGTGGGAGCTCGCGCAGTCGCCGGTCGTGATCCCGATCCCCGGCGCCAAGCGCCCGTCCTCGATCACCGACTCGGCTGCGGCCGCCGCGATCGAGCTCACCGCAGACGAGCTCGCCCGGCTCGGCGCGAGCTGACGCCGTGTCCCGCCCGCTGCTGACCCGCGCCGTCGACACGGTCCTGGACCGCTCGCTCGTGCTCGGCTACACCACCATCGGCCTCGCGGTCCGCAAGGCGCTGCCGGGCTGGCCGGCGGACCCGGCCCCCGGCGTCCTCGCCGGCCGGCAGGTCCTGGTCACCGGCGCCAGCTCGGGCCTCGGCATCGCCACCGCGGCCGGTCTGGCCGACCTCGGCGCGACCGTCCACCTCGTGGTGCGCGACGAGGCCAAGGGCGGGCGGGCGGTCGACCGGATCCGGGCTGCGCAGCCCGACGCCGACCTGCGGCTGTGGCGCTGCGACGTCGGCGACCTCGACGACGTACGCCGCTTCGCCGACGCCTTCGCCGCGGAGGTCCCCGAGCTGCACGCCGTGGTGCACAACGCCGGCGTGATGCCGCCGGAGCGCACCGAGTCGGCGCAGGGCCACGAGCTGAGCATGGCCGTGCACGTCCTCGGCCCCGTCGTGATGACCGAGGCGCTGCGCGGCACGCTCCGCGGCGGGCGGGTGGTGCTGGTCAGCAGCGGCGGGATGTACGCCCAGTCGCTGCGCGCCGACGACCCCGGCTACCTCACCGGCGACTACTCGCCCACGACCGCCTACGCGCGCTCCAAGCGGATGCAGGTGGAGCTGGCCCCGCTCCTCGGCGAGCGGTGGGCGGACGAGGACATCACGGTCGCGGTGATGCACCCGGGATGGGCCGACACCCCGGGCGTGCAGGAGTCACTGCCCACCTTCCAGAAGGTCACCCGGCCGGTGCTGCGCGACGACGCCCAGGGCGCCGACACCAGCGTCTGGCTCGCCGCCGTCGAGCCCGCGCCGCCGACCGGCCGGTTCTGGCACGACCGCGTCGAGCGCCCGACGAGCATCCTGCCGACCACCCGCCCCTCCGCCGACTCCGTCGCCAGGGCCTGGGCGTGGCTGGCGGACGCCGCCGGCCTGCCCTGAGCGGCGTACGGGCTCGGTCGAGGCTCCGTCCCCGGTCGGGCCTCCGCCGTCGCTCGGGGTAGTCCAGTGGCGAACCGTCGTCGGCCGGGGGTGCTCCAGTGGCCAGATGTCGTCCCGGTGGCGCATCGACGACATCTCGCCACTGGACTACCCCCGAGGGGCCGGCCCCGCCGCCACCCGAAAAACTTGACTGGTTCAAGAAAGCGCGGCAGGGTGGAGCCGATGGACGACACGAGCACCGAGGCTGACTTCGAGCAGCTGCTCCGCGGCGCCGACCTGCGGGTCACCCGGCCGCGCCTCGCCGTCCTGCGTGCCGTCCGCCGCCACCCGCACGCCGACACCGGCTCGGTGCTGGCGGCGGTACGCGACGAGGAGCCGACCGTGTCGCACCAGGCGGTCTACGACGTCCTCGGCGCGCTCAGCGACGCCGGACTGGTCCGCCGGATCCAGCCGGCCGGCTCCGCCGCCCGCTACGAGCTGCGCGTCGGCGACAACCACCACCACGTGGTCTGCCGCTCGTGCGGCACGGTCGCCGACGTCGACTGCGCCGTCGGCCACCGGCCGTGCCTCGACGCGTCCGACGACCACGGCTTCGTCATCGACGAGGCCGAGGTCACCTACTGGGGCCTGTGCCCCACCTGCGCCATCCGTCCC includes:
- a CDS encoding SDR family NAD(P)-dependent oxidoreductase, with protein sequence MSRPLLTRAVDTVLDRSLVLGYTTIGLAVRKALPGWPADPAPGVLAGRQVLVTGASSGLGIATAAGLADLGATVHLVVRDEAKGGRAVDRIRAAQPDADLRLWRCDVGDLDDVRRFADAFAAEVPELHAVVHNAGVMPPERTESAQGHELSMAVHVLGPVVMTEALRGTLRGGRVVLVSSGGMYAQSLRADDPGYLTGDYSPTTAYARSKRMQVELAPLLGERWADEDITVAVMHPGWADTPGVQESLPTFQKVTRPVLRDDAQGADTSVWLAAVEPAPPTGRFWHDRVERPTSILPTTRPSADSVARAWAWLADAAGLP
- a CDS encoding aldo/keto reductase — encoded protein: MQTRTLGTHQVGAIGLGLMTFDQTGSQPRQQLLDTVTAALDAGVTLFDTADAYGPGEEKGRDAQGENERLIASILDELGVRDRVVLATKGGHVRTEGGGWDTDSSADHLRSAVDASLQRLGVEQIALWQHHRPDPKVSYDDVIGTLREIADSGKVAAVGLSNADPDQIRAAHAVLGDALVSVQNQFSPKFRSSKPEIDVCDELGIAFLPWSPLGGLSDAKELAEKHPAFAEVATERGVSAQQVALAWELAQSPVVIPIPGAKRPSSITDSAAAAAIELTADELARLGAS
- a CDS encoding Fur family transcriptional regulator; protein product: MDDTSTEADFEQLLRGADLRVTRPRLAVLRAVRRHPHADTGSVLAAVRDEEPTVSHQAVYDVLGALSDAGLVRRIQPAGSAARYELRVGDNHHHVVCRSCGTVADVDCAVGHRPCLDASDDHGFVIDEAEVTYWGLCPTCAIRPTEPSTAHLS
- a CDS encoding response regulator → MIRVVVADDHHVVRRGLTGLIDSTDDLEVVGVATNGAEAVEMVREHRPDVALMDLQMPEVDGVEATRTILAEALGTEVLVLTSFSDQARIHAAIDAGAVGYLLKDAEPEVLLDGIRAVARGESPIDPRAARRLLAARADAAPDPTAGLSPREAEVLRLVVQGLLNKQIAQRLGVTERTVKAHLTSAYQRIGVADRTQAALWAQRNGLVEPS